AATGGTGGAATGGCGGATTGGAGTGAGAAGCACTCGACCCTGGAGGGCAAACGCTGCCCTGGATGTGGCGTTCCCTTTCAGAGCGAGAAGGATGACCAACCCGGCTACGTTCCCCCGACAGTGGAGGAAGGCGAAAAGGTGGTGTGTCGGCGTTGTTTCGGGCTGATTCACTACGGAATTCTCAGCAAGGCTCCTTTGGGAGACGAGTCGCTGTTCCGTGCCCTGAAGAGCGTTTCGGCCAGGGTGGACGGCTTTCTCATCGTCTGTGACGTTTCCGACCCGGAAACGTTGCCGAGGGTTCTTGACGTGGCGGGCAACGAAAAACCTGTCCTGACCGTGCTCAACAAAGCGGATCTTCTTCTCCGTTGGATGACACCCGCGCAGATCGAAGCCAGCTTCGTCCGACGGTTCGGCCTGCATCCGGGATTGACCATCGCGCTCTCCGCGAGGGACGGACATTGCGCCAAGCCTTTACGGGAGTTACTCCAGCGAACGTTCCCCGGTGAAAAGACCGTTCTGGCCTTGGGGGCGACCAACGCGGGCAAGAGCACGCTCCTGTCGATTCTTTCGGAGGACCGAAGGCTTTCGGTTTCCCGTCTCCCCGGGACGACGCTTGGAGAGGTCACTCTTCGCACTTCCTGGGGACTCACGTTGCTCGACTATCCCGGATTCAAGCTGTCCAATCCCTTTTTGGCGCAGCTCTGTCCTCAGTGCCTCGTCGCGGCGGTTCCACGGAAGAGGCTTTTCTCCAAGGGCTTCGAACTGCACCCGGGAATGAGCTACATGTTCGGCGGTCTGGGATGGATTCGCGTTCTCGATTGCGGGAGCCGCGGATGGGTGAAGATGAATGCCTTTGTCCCCGAGGATATTCCCCTACACAGGACGAAAGCGGGAAAGGAACGGGAGCTTCTCGACAGGCACAGTGGCGATCTTTTCCGTTTTCCCTGTCGTGCCTGCTGGGATGCCCTGAAGGCGGACATGAAGGAGCCGGGGCTTTCCCTCCGTGTCGCCGAGGGAGAGGATTTGGTTTTTCCCGCGCTCGGGTGGGTGGCGGTGCAGACCGGCGAGGCGGAACTCGAAGTTGTGGCTCCGGAGGGCTGCGCGCCCCTGGTGCGTTCCTGGTTAGTGGATCTTCGAAAGGCAGGGCACCGTTTTCCGCGGAAGAGGCGATAAGCGGGGGATCCCGAGCGTACATGAACGAGAAAAACATGGACAGAGAAAGGTGAAACGATGAAGAAGCGCGGCTCGCAAAGACCGACGAAGAAGGCCGCCTCGTTGCGGAAAGGAGTACGCCATAGATGAGAGACCGATTGAGAGAAGCGCTCGTCGCGTTGGGACGCCGCGGGGATGTGTATGTCGATCTCTATGTCCAGTCGGGAGCTGGACACAGTATGAGTTACGACGACGGGAAGATCGAACAGACATCATCCTTCGTCTCCCAGGGGACAAGTGTGCGTTCCCTTCAGGGGAGTCATTCCATCATCTCCCACGCGCCGGGTATCGGGGCGAACGTCGCTTGGGGGTGTTACGCGGACATCGCGGCAGCCCATGGTGTTTCCGCCCGCCGAGAACCCTCCTCCACGTTTTTGGTGGAACCCGCCGAACCCTTCGATCCCCCCTCGTGGGAGTTTGTCCACCGGGTTGATCGGGAGATCCGGTCCATGTCGTCGGCGATTTCTCAGGTGGCATTCCGTTTCCGTACCACCCGGCAGCGCATCTTTCTCGCGAACGGCCTGGGCAGTGTCGCCGAGGACTATCGGCAGTACTGTACTTTCTCCGCACAGGTTGTCGCCTCGAAAGGGGATGTTCTTCAGACCGGATACGAGGTACGAGCGGAGCAGCGTTCCCTGGAGGAGTTTCTCAGAACTTTCGATCCTCTTTCCGTTGCGAGGACGGCGGCACTTCGGGCGCTTCTCATGCTCGATGCCATGGCATGCCCCGCCGGTCCCATGCCGGTGGTGCTCTCCGGAGAAGCGGGGGGAACCATGGTGCACGAAGCGGTGGGGCACGGTCTGGAGGCGGACATCGTCCAGAAGGATTATTCCGTCTACCGGGGACGGATCGGGGAAAGAGTGGCCTCCTGCGGTGTGACTCTCGTGGACGACGCCACTCTGGGGGGTGGCGCCTACGGGAGTTTCTCCGTTGACGACGAAGGCACTCCTGCGGCGCGGACAGTTCTCATCGAAGACGGTGTGCTCAAAGGATATCTCACGGATGTCGAATCGGCCCTTGCCGGAGATCTGCCCCTTTCCGGAAACGGAAGGAGGGAATCCTATCGGCATCTGCCGCAGCCGCGCATGAGCAACACCTACATTCTTCCGGGAAAGACTTCTCCCGAGGATATCGTTGCTCAGGCGGAACGGGGCCTCTTTGTGAAGAAACTCGGAGGAGGCGAAGTGAACCCCACCTCTGGAGACTTTGTCTTTCATGTGACGGAGGGATATCTCATCGAAAAGGGACGTGTGGGCAAGCCTGTCCGCGGAGCCGTTCTCACGGGAAACGGTCCTCAAGTTCTGCAGGATATTCTCGCGGTGGGAAACGACCTCTTCTTCCTTCCGGGAACCTGCGGAAAGGGTGGACAGGGTGTTCCCGTGACGGACGGACAGCCTACGCTCCTTCTTAGGGAAATCACGGTGGGAGGCAGCGACGTCGATCATGGCTCGAACTAGGAACGGAAAAACGAACGGAGAAGAATCGGCGCTGTTGCCTCTCGCTTCCGAGGGTGGCGGCGGAGGCGGCGTGGTCCGCAAAAGGAGCGCGAAGCGTTCCGGGGATATCCTTCCTCCCTTTCTCGGAATGACCTTTTCCCTTCTCGCGCTTCTGTCGTTTCTCTATCTTCTCGCGGCGGTTCTCACGCCGTGGACGGGGGTGTGGGGGCGGAATTGTGCGGCGTTCCTTCTCTCCAGCCTCGGTGGAGGCAGCGTCTTCCTCCT
Above is a genomic segment from Aminiphilus circumscriptus DSM 16581 containing:
- a CDS encoding GTPase translates to MADWSEKHSTLEGKRCPGCGVPFQSEKDDQPGYVPPTVEEGEKVVCRRCFGLIHYGILSKAPLGDESLFRALKSVSARVDGFLIVCDVSDPETLPRVLDVAGNEKPVLTVLNKADLLLRWMTPAQIEASFVRRFGLHPGLTIALSARDGHCAKPLRELLQRTFPGEKTVLALGATNAGKSTLLSILSEDRRLSVSRLPGTTLGEVTLRTSWGLTLLDYPGFKLSNPFLAQLCPQCLVAAVPRKRLFSKGFELHPGMSYMFGGLGWIRVLDCGSRGWVKMNAFVPEDIPLHRTKAGKERELLDRHSGDLFRFPCRACWDALKADMKEPGLSLRVAEGEDLVFPALGWVAVQTGEAELEVVAPEGCAPLVRSWLVDLRKAGHRFPRKRR
- a CDS encoding TldD/PmbA family protein, whose translation is MRDRLREALVALGRRGDVYVDLYVQSGAGHSMSYDDGKIEQTSSFVSQGTSVRSLQGSHSIISHAPGIGANVAWGCYADIAAAHGVSARREPSSTFLVEPAEPFDPPSWEFVHRVDREIRSMSSAISQVAFRFRTTRQRIFLANGLGSVAEDYRQYCTFSAQVVASKGDVLQTGYEVRAEQRSLEEFLRTFDPLSVARTAALRALLMLDAMACPAGPMPVVLSGEAGGTMVHEAVGHGLEADIVQKDYSVYRGRIGERVASCGVTLVDDATLGGGAYGSFSVDDEGTPAARTVLIEDGVLKGYLTDVESALAGDLPLSGNGRRESYRHLPQPRMSNTYILPGKTSPEDIVAQAERGLFVKKLGGGEVNPTSGDFVFHVTEGYLIEKGRVGKPVRGAVLTGNGPQVLQDILAVGNDLFFLPGTCGKGGQGVPVTDGQPTLLLREITVGGSDVDHGSN